The Acomys russatus chromosome 3, mAcoRus1.1, whole genome shotgun sequence genome has a window encoding:
- the Rmi1 gene encoding recQ-mediated genome instability protein 1: MSVASAVLRVETWLLATWHVKVPVMWLEACVNWIQEENNNANLSQAQVNEQVWEQWLLTDLRDLEQPLLPDDILEIPKGELNGFYALQINSLVDISQPAYSQIQKLRGKNTTNDLVSAETQVTPKPWEARPSRMLMLQLTDGITQVQGMEYQSIPALHAALPPGTKILVHGHILFRLGVLLLKPENVKVLGGEVDGLSEEYAQEKVLARLIGEPDPTISVIPNNSDHSMPRVPGGLDAVLGPSDEELLASLDESEEPAVINSGSMGRSCFSIGSSLDTTPTDQSSFEPGCNISLRQKEKPPSQYMHFSDGEFDDFSLEEALLLEETVQKEQMETKALTPLALKKTANSMETFSHKPNTLNHTALIHKQGNSNCDEKKLPEQMINENNYFGCPSARDCHKRLLAHDFRNDSVISEVDNTTKQTINNSDDHCVSNNMSIRELGPSLSEKRSQVTNENGCSSQASSRSFENSADLSIGMDLYSPPFIYLSVLMARKPKEVTTVKVKAFIVTLTGNLSSSGGCWCVTAKVSDGTAYLDVDFIDEILTSMIGYSVSEMKQLKKDPPKYQRFLEGLQKCQRDLIDLCCLMTISFNPSLCKAMVLELQDVGLEHLENLRKRLNK; the protein is encoded by the coding sequence ATGAGTGTAGCTAGTGCTGTCTTAAGAGTTGAAACCTGGCTTTTGGCAACATGGCATGTTAAAGTGCCTGTGATGTGGCTGGAAGCTTGTGTTAACTGGAtccaagaagaaaataacaatgcTAATTTGAGCCAAGCACAAGTAAATGAACAAGTGTGGGAGCAATGGCTTCTTACTGACCTGAGAGACTTGGAACAGCCTCTCTTACCTGATGACATTTTAGAAATTCCAAAGGGAGAACTCAATGGATTTTATGCTCTACAGATCAATTCCTTGGTTGACATAAGTCAGCCTGCATATTCCCAGATACAAAAGCTGAGAGGAAAGAATACAACCAATGATCTAGTTTCAGCTGAAACACAGGTTACTCCAAAACCATGGGAAGCCAGGCCTTCACGGATGCTGATGCTGCAGCTCACTGATGGCATCACACAAGTTCAGGGAATGGAATATCAGTCTATTCCAGCTCTCCATGCTGCTCTTCCTCCAGGCACAAAAATTTTGGTGCATGGACACATTTTGTTCCGTCTTGGTGTTCTCTTGTTGAAACCAGAAAATGTGAAGGTGTTAGGAGGTGAAGTAGATGGTCTTTCAGAAGAATATGCTCAAGAAAAAGTACTTGCAAGATTAATTGGTGAACCTGATCCTACAATTTCAGTCATACCAAATAATTCTGATCACAGTATGCCCAGAGTTCCAGGGGGGTTAGATGCTGTTTTAGGACCTTCAGATGAAGAGCTCTTGGCAAGTCTTGATGAAAGTGAAGAGCCTGCAGTAATTAACAGTGGATCCATGGGAAGAAGCTGTTTCAGCATAGGCAGTTCCTTAGACACTACTCCCACAGATCAGTCTAGTTTTGAGCCAGGGTGTAATATTTCTTTAAGGCAAAAGGAAAAACCACCAAGCCAGtatatgcatttctctgatggagAATTTGATGACTTTTCACTGGAAGAGGCCTTGCTTTTGGAAGAAACTGTCCAGAAAGAACAGATGGAAACAAAAGCTTTGACGCCTCTAGCTCTGAAGAAAACCGCAAACAGTATGGAGACATTTTCACATAAACCTAATACTCTGAACCATACAGCTTTGATTCATAAACAAGGAAACAGCAATtgtgatgaaaaaaaattacctgaACAAATGATtaatgaaaacaattattttggCTGTCCATCTGCTAGAGACTGTCATAAGAGACTCTTAGCCCATGATTTTAGAAATGACAGTGTTATTTCAGAAGTAgataatacaacaaaacaaaccatcaaCAATTCAGATGACCATTGCGTAAGTAATAACATGTCAATCAGAGAACTGGGAccctctctgtcagaaaagcgcTCACAAGTCACTAATGAAAATGGCTGCTCTTCACAGGCTAGTTCAAGATCGTTTGAGAACAGTGCTGACCTCTCTATTGGCATGGACTTATATTCTCCAccctttatctatctatctgtcctaATGGCCAGAAAGCCAAAGGAAGTTACCACTGTGAAAGTCAAAGCATTTATTGTAACTTTAACTGGCAATCTCTCAAGTTCTGGTGGCTGTTGGTGTGTGACAGCGAAGGTGTCTGATGGTACTGCCTATCTAGATGTAGACTTTATAGATGAGATACTTACCAGCATGATAGGGTATTCAGTATCAGAAATGAAACAGTTAAAAAAGGACCCTCCTAAATATCAAAGATTCCTAGAGGGGTTACAAAAATGTCAGCGAGATCTGATAGATTTGTGCTGCCTAATGACCATTTCATTTAATCCTTCTTTATGTAAAGCCATGGTACTGGAACTGCAAGATGTTGGCTTGGAACATCTTGAGAACCTAAGGAAGCGGTTGAATAAATAA